A genomic region of Miscanthus floridulus cultivar M001 chromosome 3, ASM1932011v1, whole genome shotgun sequence contains the following coding sequences:
- the LOC136546015 gene encoding GDSL esterase/lipase WDL1-like isoform X1: protein MLGGRPLCVLFGSSIVQYSFSNGGWGAALADIYARKADILLRGYIGWNTRRAVQVMDKVFPKDSAVQPSLVIVYFGGNDSIAAHSSGLGPHVPLDEYIGNMRKIAEHLKSLSEKTRVIFLSCPPLNEEMLRNSTSSTILSEIVRTNETCRLYSDACVALCKEMNLKVVDLWHAMQKREDWITACFTDGLHLSEEGSNIVVEEILKVLKEAEWEPCLHWKAMTTEFAEDSPLDLVSSSGDTTVNPSEWTIHRKLPWD from the exons ATGCTTGGAGGCCGTCCCCTCTGCGTGCTCTTCGGCTCCTCCATCGTGCAGTACAGCTTCAGCAACGGCGGATGGGGCGCCGCGCTTGCCGACATCTACGCCCGCAAG GCTGATATATTACTAAGAGGATATATCGGCTGGAACACAAGGCGGGCTGTTCAAGTGATGGACAAAGTGTTTCCTAAG GATTCAGCAGTGCAGCCTTCTTTGGTAATAGTTTACTTTGGTGGAAACGACTCCATTGCTGCTCATTCTTCTGGTCTCGGGCCTCATGTGCCGCTAGATGAGTACATAGGGAACATGAGAAAGATTGCCGAACACCTAAAG AGCCTCTCTGAGAAGACACGAGTCATTTTCCTGAGCTGCCCACCTCTGAACGAGGAGATGCTTCGAAACTCAACCAG CAGTACTATACTTAGTGAGATTGTCCGGACCAACGAAACCTGCCGTCTGTACTCTGACGCCTGCGTAGCTTTGTGCAAGGAGATGAACCTGAAGGTGGTTGATCTCTGGCATGCCATGCAGAAGAGGGAGGACTGGATCACTGCATGCTTCAC GGATGGGCTGCATCTGTCTGAAGAGGGGAGCAACATTGTGGTGGAAGAGATCCTGAAGGTGTTGAAAGAGGCAGAGTGGGAACCATGCCTGCACTGGAAGGCGATGACCACCGAGTTTGCTGAGGACTCCCCCTTGGATCTTGTCTCCTCCAGCGGTGACACCACCGTGAACCCATCCGAGTGGACAATTCACAGGAAATTACCATGGGACTGA
- the LOC136546015 gene encoding GDSL esterase/lipase WDL1-like isoform X2 → MLGGRPLCVLFGSSIVQYSFSNGGWGAALADIYARKADILLRGYIGWNTRRAVQVMDKVFPKDSAVQPSLVIVYFGGNDSIAAHSSGLGPHVPLDEYIGNMRKIAEHLKSLSEKTRVIFLSCPPLNEEMLRNSTSTILSEIVRTNETCRLYSDACVALCKEMNLKVVDLWHAMQKREDWITACFTDGLHLSEEGSNIVVEEILKVLKEAEWEPCLHWKAMTTEFAEDSPLDLVSSSGDTTVNPSEWTIHRKLPWD, encoded by the exons ATGCTTGGAGGCCGTCCCCTCTGCGTGCTCTTCGGCTCCTCCATCGTGCAGTACAGCTTCAGCAACGGCGGATGGGGCGCCGCGCTTGCCGACATCTACGCCCGCAAG GCTGATATATTACTAAGAGGATATATCGGCTGGAACACAAGGCGGGCTGTTCAAGTGATGGACAAAGTGTTTCCTAAG GATTCAGCAGTGCAGCCTTCTTTGGTAATAGTTTACTTTGGTGGAAACGACTCCATTGCTGCTCATTCTTCTGGTCTCGGGCCTCATGTGCCGCTAGATGAGTACATAGGGAACATGAGAAAGATTGCCGAACACCTAAAG AGCCTCTCTGAGAAGACACGAGTCATTTTCCTGAGCTGCCCACCTCTGAACGAGGAGATGCTTCGAAACTCAACCAG TACTATACTTAGTGAGATTGTCCGGACCAACGAAACCTGCCGTCTGTACTCTGACGCCTGCGTAGCTTTGTGCAAGGAGATGAACCTGAAGGTGGTTGATCTCTGGCATGCCATGCAGAAGAGGGAGGACTGGATCACTGCATGCTTCAC GGATGGGCTGCATCTGTCTGAAGAGGGGAGCAACATTGTGGTGGAAGAGATCCTGAAGGTGTTGAAAGAGGCAGAGTGGGAACCATGCCTGCACTGGAAGGCGATGACCACCGAGTTTGCTGAGGACTCCCCCTTGGATCTTGTCTCCTCCAGCGGTGACACCACCGTGAACCCATCCGAGTGGACAATTCACAGGAAATTACCATGGGACTGA